The following coding sequences are from one Acidobacteriota bacterium window:
- the lon gene encoding endopeptidase La yields the protein MTETLTLPVLPLRNAVLFPGVSTPISAGRGGTVRAIEAALRAGGDALVFALAQRADVEKVTPEGLYTIGTIAKVSSVQRGLGGMRLLLEGQRRGIAMRVTEKKGGMLEAVVVTAAEMAPPDAKDPVFLALHKEARERAAELGEKLGLPEEAVAQFLEQAEEPGRLADLVAGYIDIPMADRQQLLETLSVEDRLRRVLVAVQRQIGVLSAQEDIQSKVKEQIGDRQREMLLREQLRAIQKELGEGEGKDAADLEELKKKLAAHPLTEEVRKEVDRELARLDRIGRESMESQVIRTFLENVAELPWGARSDDKLDVNEAARILDEDHYALGDVKDRILEFLAVRQMRAKAEGAEPAPKKDVSTGKGRILLFVGPPGVGKTSIAKSIARAMGRKYVRISLGGARDEADIRGHRRTYVGAMPGRIVQGLKQAGTKNPVFLLDEIDKLGVSFQGDPASALLEVLDPAQNDSFTDHYLGVPFDLSEVLFIATANFIQNIPGPLLDRLEVVEFSGYTEREKLAIARQYLVPRQLAENGLADSQLALTDAAIAEIVTSYTREAGVRQLEREIGKLARKVARRIAAGEVATVSVDGADVFPLLGKKRVHPEKKIVTDQVGLATGMYYTPAGGDIMFIEAMLMKGKGEVVLTGQLGDVMKESARAAWTYARSHAAELGIPDEAFERDLHVHVPAGAIPKDGPSAGIAMATSIVSALSRVPARHDIAMTGEITLSGRVLPIGGLKEKVLGAVRAGIRAIVLPKDNEPDLADLPKEVRDAIEVHPVDGLGEALAVTLRGASFRGGHFVLRDGAAPSAGTPAH from the coding sequence ATGACGGAAACGCTGACCCTGCCCGTTCTCCCTCTCCGCAACGCCGTCCTCTTCCCGGGCGTGTCGACGCCGATCTCCGCGGGGCGCGGCGGCACGGTGCGTGCGATCGAGGCCGCGCTGCGCGCGGGCGGCGACGCCCTCGTCTTCGCGCTCGCGCAGCGGGCGGACGTCGAGAAGGTGACGCCCGAGGGCCTCTACACGATCGGGACGATCGCGAAGGTGAGCTCGGTCCAGCGCGGCCTCGGCGGGATGCGCCTTCTCCTCGAGGGGCAGCGCCGCGGCATCGCGATGCGCGTGACGGAGAAGAAGGGCGGGATGCTCGAGGCCGTCGTCGTGACGGCGGCCGAGATGGCGCCGCCCGACGCGAAGGACCCGGTCTTTCTCGCGCTCCACAAGGAGGCGCGCGAGCGCGCCGCCGAGCTCGGCGAGAAGCTGGGTCTCCCCGAGGAAGCCGTCGCGCAGTTCCTGGAGCAGGCCGAGGAGCCGGGCCGCCTCGCCGACCTCGTCGCCGGCTACATCGACATCCCGATGGCCGACCGCCAGCAGCTTCTCGAGACGCTGTCCGTCGAGGACCGCCTGCGCCGCGTGCTCGTCGCCGTGCAGCGGCAGATCGGCGTCCTCTCGGCGCAGGAGGACATCCAGTCCAAGGTGAAAGAGCAGATCGGCGACCGCCAGCGCGAGATGCTCCTGCGCGAGCAGCTCCGGGCGATCCAGAAGGAGCTCGGCGAGGGCGAGGGCAAGGACGCCGCGGACCTCGAGGAGCTGAAGAAGAAGCTCGCGGCGCACCCGCTTACCGAGGAGGTGCGCAAGGAGGTCGACCGCGAGCTCGCCCGCCTCGACCGCATCGGCCGCGAGTCGATGGAGTCGCAGGTGATCCGGACGTTCCTCGAGAACGTGGCGGAGCTGCCCTGGGGCGCGCGCAGCGACGACAAGCTCGACGTGAACGAGGCGGCCCGCATCCTCGACGAGGACCACTACGCGCTCGGCGACGTGAAGGACCGGATTCTCGAGTTCCTCGCGGTGCGCCAGATGCGCGCGAAGGCCGAAGGCGCCGAGCCCGCGCCGAAGAAGGACGTCTCGACCGGCAAGGGCCGCATCCTCCTCTTCGTGGGCCCTCCCGGCGTCGGCAAGACGTCGATCGCGAAGTCCATCGCGCGCGCGATGGGCCGCAAGTACGTCCGGATCTCCCTCGGCGGCGCGCGCGACGAGGCCGACATCCGCGGCCACCGGCGCACGTACGTCGGCGCGATGCCTGGGCGCATCGTGCAGGGCCTCAAGCAGGCGGGCACGAAGAATCCGGTCTTCCTTCTCGACGAGATCGACAAGCTGGGCGTGTCTTTTCAGGGCGACCCCGCGAGCGCGCTCCTCGAGGTGCTCGATCCGGCCCAGAACGACTCGTTCACGGACCACTACCTCGGCGTCCCGTTCGACCTTTCGGAAGTCCTCTTCATCGCGACCGCGAACTTCATCCAGAACATCCCGGGCCCGCTCCTCGACCGCCTCGAGGTCGTCGAGTTCTCGGGCTACACGGAGAGGGAGAAGCTCGCGATCGCGCGGCAGTACCTCGTGCCGCGACAGCTCGCCGAAAACGGCCTCGCGGACTCGCAGCTCGCCCTGACGGACGCCGCGATCGCGGAGATCGTCACGAGCTACACGCGCGAGGCGGGCGTGCGGCAGCTCGAGCGCGAGATCGGCAAGCTCGCGCGCAAGGTCGCGCGGAGGATCGCGGCCGGAGAAGTCGCCACCGTGTCCGTCGACGGGGCCGACGTCTTCCCGCTCCTCGGCAAGAAGCGCGTCCATCCCGAAAAGAAGATCGTCACCGACCAGGTGGGCCTCGCGACGGGCATGTACTACACGCCGGCGGGCGGCGACATCATGTTCATCGAGGCGATGCTCATGAAGGGCAAGGGCGAGGTCGTCCTCACCGGCCAGCTCGGCGACGTCATGAAGGAGTCGGCCCGCGCCGCGTGGACGTACGCGCGCTCGCACGCGGCCGAGCTCGGGATCCCCGACGAGGCGTTCGAGCGCGACCTCCACGTCCACGTGCCGGCCGGCGCGATCCCGAAGGACGGACCGTCCGCGGGCATCGCGATGGCGACGTCCATCGTGTCGGCGCTCTCACGGGTGCCGGCGCGCCACGACATCGCGATGACGGGCGAGATCACGCTCTCGGGCCGCGTTCTCCCGATCGGCGGCCTCAAGGAGAAGGTCCTCGGCGCCGTGCGCGCGGGCATTCGCGCGATCGTCCTGCCGAAGGACAATGAGCCCGACCTCGCGGACCTGCCGAAGGAGGTCCGGGACGCGATCGAGGTGCACCCGGTGGACGGGCTCGGCGAGGCGCTCGCCGTCACGCTCCGGGGCGCGAGCTTCCGTGGCGGTCACTTCGTCCTCAGGGACGGCGCCGCGCCAAGTGCGGGGACTCCGGCGCACTGA
- the mreD gene encoding rod shape-determining protein MreD — MKTLRVAIGLALAVLATLALGALRFPAPPDFFLLVVAYMARGGAVVPALLAGLPAGLIEDALQGPQGLLGLHAFSKILTGYLLATIGARTIVEKPLAVGGLLAGAVLAEALTLTFLLWVLRGDFLAPAPWLLLGRAATTGLLGGALHAASRVPWRQRRDARRRMRLN, encoded by the coding sequence GTGAAGACCCTTCGCGTCGCGATCGGCCTCGCCCTCGCCGTCCTCGCGACGCTCGCGCTCGGAGCGCTTCGCTTCCCCGCGCCTCCCGACTTCTTCCTCCTCGTCGTCGCATACATGGCGCGCGGCGGCGCCGTCGTGCCGGCGCTGCTCGCGGGCCTGCCCGCGGGCCTCATCGAGGACGCGCTCCAGGGGCCGCAGGGCCTCCTCGGTCTGCACGCCTTCTCGAAGATCCTGACGGGCTACCTCCTCGCGACGATCGGAGCGCGGACGATCGTCGAGAAGCCTCTCGCGGTCGGCGGGCTGCTCGCCGGCGCCGTCCTGGCCGAGGCCCTGACGCTCACGTTTCTCCTCTGGGTCCTCCGCGGCGACTTCCTCGCCCCCGCGCCGTGGCTCCTCCTGGGCCGCGCGGCGACGACCGGCCTCCTCGGGGGCGCGCTCCACGCCGCGTCGCGGGTCCCGTGGCGGCAGAGGCGCGACGCGCGGCGCCGGATGCGGTTGAACTGA
- a CDS encoding MFS transporter — protein sequence MSADRLFTRKFFVMCGFTFTVFLSLFQLLPTAPFRILELGGSTTAAGLFLGLLTYASALSAPLTGALADRIGRRRMLIVSSVAIALFAFAYALAPRWEVLALLAFFHGLFWSGLLSASAAYMTGLIPNERRAEGIGYWGMATVLATAFAPALGLAVYGLGWKALCASVGILNLAMAAIAWNLEPDPPRAAPHGPFFTKDLVEWRVLLPSLALFLCSFGYGGVTSFVAMWTEKNGLAPRGLFFTVFSLTVLVLRPFLGRFADRAGPRRVMFPLLGLTAAAFALLAVATTRPLLALAAFLFGAGFGNVYPVFAAHVTRHVREERRGAAFGAILAAFDIGIGTGSIALGAVIGRSGFPAAYGTAAVLAALSLPAFLFLERFLSAPESPHLARRRP from the coding sequence GTGAGCGCCGACCGCCTCTTCACGCGCAAGTTCTTCGTGATGTGCGGGTTCACGTTCACGGTCTTCCTGTCGCTCTTCCAGCTCCTCCCGACCGCGCCGTTCCGGATCCTCGAGCTCGGCGGGTCGACGACGGCCGCCGGCCTCTTCCTCGGCCTCCTGACGTACGCGTCCGCGCTCTCGGCGCCGCTGACGGGCGCGCTCGCGGACCGGATCGGGCGGCGCCGGATGCTGATCGTCTCCAGCGTCGCGATCGCCCTCTTCGCCTTCGCCTACGCGCTGGCGCCCCGCTGGGAGGTTCTCGCCCTCCTCGCGTTCTTCCACGGCCTCTTCTGGTCGGGCCTCCTCTCGGCGTCGGCCGCGTACATGACGGGCCTGATCCCGAACGAGCGGCGCGCCGAGGGAATCGGCTACTGGGGAATGGCGACCGTCCTCGCGACCGCGTTCGCGCCCGCCCTCGGTCTCGCCGTCTACGGGCTCGGCTGGAAGGCGCTCTGCGCGTCCGTCGGCATCCTGAACCTCGCCATGGCCGCGATCGCGTGGAACCTGGAGCCGGACCCGCCGCGCGCGGCGCCGCACGGGCCGTTCTTCACAAAGGACCTCGTCGAGTGGCGCGTCCTCCTGCCCTCGCTCGCGCTCTTCCTCTGCAGCTTCGGCTACGGAGGCGTGACGAGCTTCGTCGCGATGTGGACGGAAAAGAACGGCCTCGCGCCGCGCGGCCTCTTCTTCACCGTCTTCTCGCTCACGGTCCTCGTGCTGCGGCCGTTTCTCGGGCGGTTCGCGGACCGCGCGGGGCCTCGCCGCGTGATGTTCCCCCTGCTCGGCCTGACCGCGGCGGCGTTCGCGCTCCTCGCCGTCGCGACGACCCGGCCGCTCCTCGCGCTCGCGGCGTTCCTCTTCGGCGCGGGGTTCGGCAACGTCTACCCGGTCTTCGCCGCGCACGTGACGCGGCACGTGCGCGAGGAGCGCCGGGGCGCGGCGTTCGGCGCGATCCTCGCGGCGTTCGACATCGGGATCGGCACGGGCTCGATCGCGCTCGGCGCGGTCATCGGACGCTCGGGCTTCCCCGCGGCGTACGGAACCGCGGCCGTCCTCGCGGCCCTGTCCCTTCCGGCGTTCCTCTTTCTCGAGCGCTTCCTCAGTGCGCCGGAGTCCCCGCACTTGGCGCGGCGCCGTCCCTGA
- a CDS encoding Rne/Rng family ribonuclease, whose protein sequence is MLKELLVSASDRETRISVLEEGRVAEVQIERRKQRGTVGNIYKGRVTRVLPGMQSAFVDVGLEKDAFLYVADVGEEVDDFDAFGSGGAAEAINAVAAALPHDAAASPASETGTGSAVPDESLPKPVLPSIDELLREGQELVVQVTKDQIAHKGVRVTTHVTLPGRTLVYMPTIDHVGVSRRIENEEERARLKDILTALKKGPGGYIVRTAGEGRAAEEFAADRRYLTKLWEQIRKKGERSGAPTLLHRDLDLTLRAARDVFGSDFTTLWVDDDEEYQRIVEFLDQVQPSLVSKVKLYRKSTPLFEEYGVESEIENALKSKVWLKSGGYIVINQTEALVAIDVNTGKFVGKKRLEETVVKTNLEAVQEIVRQIRLRDLGGLLVVDFIDMEEEGHRQELFTVLETELKKDRSKNRMLPVSEFGLVEITRKRQRQSLERALTMPCPYCAGSGRTKSVPTIVLEIRREIAKRVEEGEAHSLMLRVHPEVYRSLVGEERRLVEELEERIGMPIHVQSDEHLHHERFDIVLEA, encoded by the coding sequence GTGCTGAAGGAGCTCCTCGTCTCGGCCTCCGACCGCGAAACGCGCATCTCCGTCCTCGAGGAGGGGCGCGTCGCCGAGGTGCAGATCGAGCGCCGCAAGCAGCGCGGGACCGTCGGAAACATCTACAAGGGGCGCGTGACGCGCGTCCTGCCCGGCATGCAGTCGGCGTTCGTGGACGTCGGCCTCGAGAAGGACGCGTTCCTCTACGTCGCCGACGTCGGCGAGGAAGTGGACGACTTCGACGCCTTCGGCTCCGGCGGCGCGGCCGAGGCGATCAACGCCGTGGCGGCCGCGCTCCCGCACGACGCGGCCGCGTCGCCGGCCTCCGAGACGGGCACGGGCTCGGCAGTCCCGGACGAGAGCCTCCCGAAACCCGTCCTCCCGTCGATCGACGAGCTGCTCCGCGAGGGGCAGGAGCTCGTCGTCCAGGTCACGAAGGACCAGATCGCGCACAAGGGCGTGCGCGTCACGACGCACGTGACGCTCCCGGGCCGCACCCTCGTCTACATGCCGACGATCGACCACGTCGGCGTGTCGCGGCGCATCGAGAACGAGGAGGAGCGCGCCCGGCTCAAGGACATCCTGACCGCGCTGAAGAAGGGCCCGGGCGGCTACATCGTGCGCACGGCCGGCGAGGGGCGCGCCGCCGAGGAGTTCGCCGCGGACCGGCGCTACCTCACGAAGCTCTGGGAGCAGATCCGCAAGAAGGGCGAGCGCTCCGGCGCGCCGACGCTCCTGCACCGGGACCTCGACCTCACGCTCCGTGCGGCGCGCGACGTCTTCGGCTCGGATTTCACCACGCTGTGGGTGGACGACGACGAGGAGTACCAGCGGATCGTCGAGTTCCTCGACCAGGTCCAGCCCTCCCTCGTCTCGAAGGTGAAGCTGTACCGCAAGTCGACGCCGCTCTTCGAGGAGTACGGCGTCGAGAGCGAGATCGAGAACGCGCTCAAGTCGAAGGTCTGGCTGAAGTCCGGCGGTTACATCGTGATCAACCAGACCGAGGCGCTCGTCGCGATCGACGTGAATACGGGCAAGTTCGTCGGCAAGAAGCGGCTCGAGGAGACCGTCGTGAAGACGAACCTCGAGGCCGTTCAGGAGATCGTCCGGCAGATCCGCCTCCGCGACCTCGGCGGCCTCCTCGTCGTGGACTTCATCGACATGGAGGAGGAAGGGCACCGGCAGGAGCTCTTCACGGTGCTCGAGACCGAGCTGAAGAAAGACCGCTCGAAGAACCGGATGCTCCCCGTGTCCGAGTTCGGCCTCGTCGAGATCACGCGCAAGCGCCAGCGGCAGAGCCTCGAGCGCGCCCTCACGATGCCCTGCCCCTACTGCGCGGGCTCCGGCAGGACGAAGAGCGTGCCGACGATCGTTCTCGAGATCCGCCGCGAGATCGCCAAGCGCGTGGAGGAGGGCGAGGCGCACTCCCTCATGCTCCGCGTCCACCCCGAGGTGTACCGGTCGCTCGTCGGGGAGGAGCGCCGGCTGGTCGAGGAGCTCGAGGAGCGGATCGGGATGCCGATCCACGTCCAGAGCGACGAGCACCTCCACCACGAACGTTTCGACATCGTTCTCGAGGCCTAG
- the mrdA gene encoding penicillin-binding protein 2 yields MPASAREDRRPVLSRIDLALRILWGLLGLLAGVYWVHQVLRGEDYERQAENNRMRKVPVTAPRGFILDRNGVVLAENEPSFTLLLYRRETKDLDASIRFVAELFNRPFDEMKRRVERDRSYYDFVPVVLQENLTVSEVGAVQARALEHPELVVQKTERRVYTQGTVAAHLLGQLGEATAEQVAARAKTRPGDESLPQPGEAIGQQGVEASYQDLLAGFSGSRSYVIDSFGREVGESGHVDPMPGNTLQLTIDAGLQHLAEDHFAGKVGAAVALDPKTGEVLALVSAPAYDPNLFTRRVTRAEWDVILTDPNRPLNNRVLQNLYSPGSTWKPFMAYAILKHGIDPKERVFCPGGLTFYGRPFRCHGKHGSVDLATALQVSCDSYFYTMGKRLGIDAIADTGKHFGFGRATGIDLAHEKAGIVPSSEWSATVRKHPWYAGETISVAIGQGPVLVSALQLARALCGIANADGALPTPHLFHIGENVRSGERFVYRPAVKESVAWTGLPRDIVLDGLWRVVNQPGGTAYGSRVAGLDLCGKTGSVQVVGQKEAKKGHLLPEQLRDHGWFIGFAPKDDAQIVVVVFAEHGEHGSSAAAPLAAKMADYWVTKRRAGPPPVVAQAGSAAPRGAN; encoded by the coding sequence ATGCCGGCCAGCGCCCGCGAAGACCGCCGCCCCGTTCTCTCGCGCATCGACCTCGCGCTGCGGATCCTGTGGGGCCTTCTCGGCCTCCTCGCGGGCGTTTACTGGGTCCACCAGGTGCTGCGCGGCGAGGACTACGAGCGCCAGGCCGAGAACAACCGCATGCGCAAGGTCCCCGTCACGGCCCCGCGCGGCTTCATCCTGGATCGCAACGGCGTCGTCCTGGCCGAGAACGAGCCCTCCTTCACGCTTCTCCTGTACCGCCGGGAGACGAAGGACCTCGACGCCTCGATCCGGTTCGTCGCCGAGCTCTTCAACCGGCCGTTCGACGAGATGAAGCGGCGCGTCGAACGCGACCGCTCGTACTACGACTTCGTGCCGGTCGTCCTCCAGGAGAACCTGACGGTCTCGGAGGTCGGCGCCGTGCAGGCGCGCGCGCTCGAGCACCCCGAGCTCGTCGTCCAGAAGACGGAGCGCCGCGTCTACACGCAGGGGACCGTCGCGGCGCACCTCCTCGGCCAGCTCGGCGAGGCGACGGCCGAGCAGGTCGCCGCGCGCGCGAAGACGCGCCCCGGAGACGAGTCGCTGCCGCAGCCGGGCGAGGCGATCGGGCAGCAGGGCGTCGAGGCCTCCTACCAGGACCTCCTCGCGGGCTTCTCGGGCTCGCGCTCGTACGTGATCGACTCGTTCGGCCGCGAGGTCGGCGAGTCCGGCCACGTCGACCCGATGCCGGGCAACACGCTCCAGCTCACGATCGACGCCGGGCTCCAGCACCTCGCGGAGGACCATTTCGCCGGAAAGGTCGGAGCGGCGGTCGCGCTCGACCCGAAGACGGGCGAGGTGCTGGCGCTCGTCTCGGCGCCCGCGTACGACCCTAACCTCTTCACGCGGCGCGTGACGCGCGCCGAGTGGGACGTGATCCTGACGGACCCGAACCGCCCCCTCAACAACCGCGTCCTGCAGAACCTCTACTCGCCGGGCTCGACGTGGAAGCCGTTCATGGCGTACGCGATCCTCAAGCACGGCATCGACCCGAAGGAGCGCGTCTTCTGTCCCGGCGGGCTCACGTTCTACGGCCGCCCGTTCCGCTGCCACGGGAAGCACGGGAGCGTGGACCTCGCGACGGCGCTCCAGGTCTCCTGCGACTCGTACTTCTACACGATGGGCAAGCGCCTCGGGATCGACGCGATCGCCGACACGGGAAAGCACTTCGGCTTCGGCCGCGCGACCGGGATCGACCTCGCGCACGAGAAGGCCGGCATCGTCCCCTCGTCGGAGTGGAGCGCCACGGTGCGCAAGCACCCCTGGTACGCGGGCGAGACGATCTCCGTCGCGATCGGGCAGGGCCCCGTCCTCGTCTCGGCCCTCCAGCTCGCGCGCGCGCTGTGCGGGATCGCGAACGCGGACGGCGCCCTTCCGACGCCGCACCTCTTTCACATCGGCGAGAACGTGCGCTCGGGCGAGCGCTTCGTCTACCGGCCCGCCGTGAAGGAGTCCGTCGCGTGGACGGGCCTCCCGCGCGACATCGTCCTCGACGGCCTCTGGCGCGTCGTGAACCAGCCGGGCGGGACCGCGTACGGCTCGCGCGTCGCCGGCCTCGACCTCTGCGGCAAGACGGGCTCGGTCCAGGTCGTCGGGCAGAAAGAAGCGAAGAAGGGCCATCTCCTCCCCGAGCAGCTGCGCGACCACGGCTGGTTCATCGGCTTTGCGCCGAAGGACGACGCGCAGATCGTCGTCGTCGTCTTCGCCGAGCACGGCGAGCACGGGTCGAGCGCGGCCGCGCCGCTCGCCGCGAAGATGGCGGACTACTGGGTCACGAAGCGCCGGGCCGGCCCGCCGCCGGTCGTCGCGCAGGCGGGGAGCGCGGCGCCGCGCGGGGCGAACTGA
- the rodA gene encoding rod shape-determining protein RodA, with amino-acid sequence MSRLAEVLPRRIDLRFLLLAALLTVFGIVMVISTTAGSPRGDLAGKQVLFAVLGLIAAGVFLAVDYRILLQYSPGLYGLTLLVLLWLPLFGKRIAGSKSWIKIGGGFQLQPSEFARISIALLLAWILENDDRPILKTRTIVAIAAAVGVPVLLVLLQPDLGVALTYLPFIAGALFFGGLKGRWWAALLIAGTLAVGGSWFLLKDYQKDRIRTFLDPNLAARGAGYQVRQARIAIGSGGILGKGWKQGTQSRLGFLPVRHTDFIFAALAEEWGFVGVAVLLGAYGFLIARALAIARDARDRGGSMLVLLLIVNIAGQFLVNVAMNVGVLPTTGITLPFLSYGGSSLIATWCMVGLVLSVAYRRYVNV; translated from the coding sequence GTGTCGCGCCTCGCCGAGGTCCTCCCCCGCCGGATCGACCTGAGGTTTCTCCTCCTCGCCGCCCTTCTCACCGTGTTCGGCATCGTCATGGTCATCTCGACGACGGCCGGCTCGCCGCGGGGAGACCTCGCGGGCAAGCAGGTCCTGTTCGCGGTGCTCGGCCTCATCGCGGCGGGAGTCTTTCTCGCGGTGGATTACCGGATCCTCCTGCAGTATTCGCCCGGCCTCTACGGCCTCACGCTTCTCGTCCTCCTGTGGCTGCCGCTCTTCGGCAAGCGCATCGCGGGCTCGAAATCGTGGATCAAGATCGGCGGCGGTTTCCAGCTCCAGCCGTCCGAGTTCGCGCGGATCTCGATCGCGCTCCTCCTCGCGTGGATTCTCGAGAACGACGACCGGCCGATTCTCAAGACCCGCACGATCGTCGCGATCGCGGCCGCCGTCGGCGTCCCCGTCCTCCTCGTCCTCCTCCAGCCCGACCTCGGCGTCGCGCTCACGTACCTCCCGTTCATCGCCGGAGCGCTCTTCTTCGGGGGCCTGAAGGGCCGCTGGTGGGCGGCGCTCCTCATCGCGGGGACGCTCGCGGTCGGCGGCTCGTGGTTCCTCCTGAAGGACTACCAGAAGGACCGCATCCGGACGTTTCTCGACCCGAACCTCGCGGCGCGCGGCGCCGGCTACCAGGTGCGTCAGGCGCGCATCGCGATCGGCTCGGGCGGGATCCTCGGGAAGGGCTGGAAGCAGGGCACGCAGAGCCGGCTCGGGTTCCTGCCGGTGCGCCACACGGACTTCATCTTCGCGGCCCTCGCCGAGGAGTGGGGGTTCGTGGGCGTCGCGGTCCTCCTCGGCGCGTACGGGTTCCTGATCGCGAGGGCCCTCGCCATCGCAAGGGACGCGCGCGACCGCGGCGGGTCGATGCTCGTCCTGCTCCTGATCGTGAACATCGCGGGACAGTTCCTCGTGAACGTCGCGATGAACGTCGGCGTGCTCCCGACGACGGGGATCACGCTGCCGTTCCTGTCGTACGGCGGCTCGTCGCTCATCGCGACGTGGTGCATGGTCGGGCTCGTGCTGTCGGTCGCGTACCGGCGGTACGTGAACGTCTGA
- a CDS encoding right-handed parallel beta-helix repeat-containing protein — MKSRALLLGFLLACPLSAATLTVTNTNDSGPGSLRQAIADANAAPGSTIAFAIGSGLRIIRPLSELPTLLGGSVDGTTQPGYSGTPLIGIDGSLLPPFSRGLAAYNSNLKALLVTYCPYFGLQLWGNSKLTRSFVGTDPTGTSARPNLVGVEVDASVQGTTFIGGPLAGEGNVISGNTAYGVFVQGGPVVITGNRIGTDVTGLFAVPNQNGIELDYATPNGPVPPFTIGGTSPGAGNLISGNSEFGIRVFRSTDVLIQGNVIGPDASGGVGLGIQRAGVDTVQSARVTIGGSPAAANVIAFHSLAGVAIEGGSDRVTVSQNAIFANTFGIDLDFVLDNPNRITPNDAMDADIGPNLLQNFPLLTSAAPVASGIAVTGTLNSVPNSTFTIEVFASTACNASGDGEGQSFLGAVGVTTNSAGDASFVATFPTTLQAGAVVTATATDGLGNTSEFSPCLSANVPPAPLSYHPLPPCRLLDTRLPDGPLGGPALPAAALRRFDLAGVCGIPATAAAVSTNVVVVTPSGGGSLRVFASDGGNPPMGTVSFAAGRTRANNALVLVSRSGTASVTVQNVSAAPIHFAIDVNGYFQ, encoded by the coding sequence ATGAAGAGCCGCGCGCTCCTCCTCGGGTTCCTGCTCGCCTGCCCGCTCTCGGCGGCCACGCTCACGGTGACGAACACGAACGACAGCGGCCCGGGCTCGCTGCGCCAGGCCATCGCGGACGCGAACGCCGCTCCGGGAAGCACGATCGCCTTTGCGATCGGCTCCGGCCTCCGGATAATCCGGCCGCTCTCCGAGCTGCCCACGCTCCTCGGCGGCTCCGTGGACGGCACGACCCAACCCGGCTATTCGGGAACCCCGCTCATCGGGATCGACGGCTCCCTGCTCCCGCCCTTCAGCCGGGGCCTGGCCGCGTACAACTCGAACCTGAAGGCTCTTCTCGTCACGTACTGCCCCTACTTCGGCCTCCAGCTCTGGGGAAATTCGAAGCTCACCCGGAGCTTCGTCGGGACGGACCCGACCGGAACATCCGCTCGCCCCAATCTCGTCGGCGTCGAAGTCGACGCATCCGTGCAGGGCACCACTTTCATCGGGGGCCCGCTGGCCGGCGAGGGCAACGTGATCTCCGGCAACACGGCCTACGGCGTCTTCGTTCAGGGCGGGCCGGTCGTCATCACCGGAAACCGCATCGGGACGGACGTCACGGGTCTTTTCGCCGTCCCCAACCAGAACGGAATCGAGCTGGACTACGCGACCCCCAACGGCCCGGTGCCTCCCTTCACGATCGGCGGGACTTCGCCCGGCGCCGGCAACCTCATCTCCGGGAACAGCGAGTTCGGGATCCGGGTGTTTCGTTCGACCGACGTCCTGATCCAGGGGAACGTCATCGGCCCGGACGCCTCCGGCGGGGTGGGGCTCGGGATCCAGCGCGCGGGCGTCGACACCGTCCAGAGCGCCCGCGTGACCATCGGGGGGAGTCCGGCGGCGGCGAACGTCATCGCGTTCCATTCCCTCGCGGGCGTCGCGATCGAGGGCGGCAGCGACCGCGTCACGGTCTCGCAAAACGCGATCTTCGCGAACACGTTCGGGATCGACCTCGACTTCGTCCTCGACAACCCGAACCGGATCACCCCGAACGACGCGATGGACGCCGACATCGGCCCGAATCTCCTGCAGAACTTCCCGCTCCTCACGTCCGCCGCGCCCGTCGCCTCGGGGATCGCCGTCACGGGGACTCTCAACAGCGTGCCGAACTCGACGTTCACGATCGAAGTCTTCGCGAGCACCGCATGCAACGCCTCCGGAGACGGAGAAGGTCAGTCGTTCCTCGGCGCCGTCGGCGTGACCACGAATTCCGCGGGCGACGCGTCGTTCGTCGCGACGTTCCCCACGACCCTCCAGGCGGGCGCGGTGGTCACGGCGACGGCCACGGACGGGCTCGGGAACACGTCCGAGTTCTCCCCCTGCCTTTCCGCGAACGTGCCGCCCGCTCCGCTCTCCTACCACCCGCTGCCCCCCTGCAGGCTCCTCGACACCCGGCTCCCCGACGGACCGCTCGGCGGCCCCGCCCTGCCCGCGGCCGCGCTGCGCCGCTTCGATCTCGCTGGCGTCTGCGGCATTCCCGCGACCGCGGCCGCGGTCTCGACGAACGTCGTCGTCGTGACGCCGTCCGGCGGGGGTTCTCTCCGCGTCTTCGCGTCGGACGGTGGGAATCCTCCGATGGGCACGGTGAGCTTCGCCGCGGGACGGACCCGGGCCAACAACGCGCTCGTTCTCGTCTCCCGCTCGGGCACGGCCTCCGTCACCGTCCAGAACGTCTCGGCGGCGCCGATCCATTTCGCGATCGACGTGAACGGGTACTTTCAGTAG